The Sphaerospermopsis torques-reginae ITEP-024 genome has a window encoding:
- a CDS encoding phytanoyl-CoA dioxygenase family protein codes for MKLTREQVQEYENQGFLFIPQYFSQAVVSALRANIPELIADEAVGRVWEADNKTLRTLYGVHLTNKVFNALVRHPLLLEPAQQLFASELYVFRSKIVMKPAFTGGMWEWHQDSAFAQYYEEIPSPKGGNVIIFLDEVNEFNGPVYYINGSHQQGLIALEQEVSTTPSLTKDYLLNKAKERISSLVDQGGIVAPKGPAGSVLFVHYDTWHGSVGNISPFDRRNLVLTYSSVEETALPHKERPAFLSDPDRTPLTVLSTEAVDSLFAG; via the coding sequence ATGAAATTAACTCGTGAGCAAGTACAGGAATACGAAAATCAAGGATTTTTGTTCATTCCACAATATTTTTCTCAAGCAGTAGTTTCGGCACTCCGTGCTAACATTCCAGAGTTGATTGCTGATGAAGCAGTGGGGAGAGTTTGGGAAGCAGATAATAAAACTTTACGAACTCTCTACGGAGTGCATCTGACAAATAAAGTATTTAATGCTTTAGTCCGACACCCACTTTTATTAGAACCTGCACAACAACTCTTTGCTTCGGAATTATATGTTTTTCGCAGTAAAATTGTGATGAAACCAGCTTTCACTGGTGGAATGTGGGAGTGGCATCAAGACTCTGCATTTGCTCAATATTATGAAGAAATTCCTTCTCCAAAGGGAGGAAATGTCATCATTTTTTTGGATGAAGTTAACGAGTTCAACGGTCCTGTTTACTATATAAACGGTTCTCATCAACAAGGTTTGATAGCTCTTGAACAGGAAGTATCAACAACTCCCTCTTTGACAAAAGACTACTTATTGAACAAAGCTAAAGAACGGATTTCTTCCTTGGTAGATCAGGGAGGAATTGTAGCACCAAAAGGTCCAGCAGGTTCAGTTTTATTTGTACACTACGATACCTGGCATGGTTCTGTGGGTAATATTTCTCCTTTTGACCGGCGGAACTTGGTTCTTACTTACAGCAGTGTCGAAGAAACCGCCCTTCCTCACAAAGAAAGACCAGCATTTTTATCAGATCCTGATCGCACTCCATTGACTGTTCTCAGTACAGAGGCAGTTGATTCTTTATTTGCTGGCTAA